From the Burkholderia glumae LMG 2196 = ATCC 33617 genome, one window contains:
- a CDS encoding ABC transporter permease, with translation MRELTFPSRWRVALVAPALAVFTAFWLLPMAALVRASAGTAPLATYAALLSNPRYLKTLAATVALSAAVTLATLVLSTAAGLLLARRAFAGRRLLVALLTFPLAFPGVVVGFMVIMLAGRQGLIGLLSEKLTGERWVFAYSIAGLFAGYLYFSIPRVIVTVIAAASKLDASLEEAARSLGAAPWRVFADIVLPALAPGLIASGAICFATSMGAFGTAFTLATELDVLPMTIYTEFTLNADMATAAGLSIVLGLVTWAVLAIARSLTGQAAAAA, from the coding sequence ATGCGCGAGCTCACGTTCCCCAGCCGCTGGCGGGTCGCCCTCGTCGCGCCGGCGCTCGCGGTGTTCACCGCTTTCTGGCTGCTGCCGATGGCGGCGCTCGTGCGAGCCTCGGCCGGCACCGCGCCGCTCGCCACCTACGCCGCGCTGCTGTCGAACCCGCGCTACCTGAAGACGCTGGCCGCCACGGTCGCGCTGTCGGCGGCGGTCACGCTCGCCACGCTGGTGCTGTCGACCGCGGCGGGGCTGCTGCTCGCGCGCCGTGCCTTCGCCGGCAGGCGCCTGCTGGTGGCGCTGCTGACCTTCCCGCTGGCGTTCCCGGGCGTGGTGGTCGGCTTCATGGTGATCATGCTGGCGGGCCGCCAGGGGCTGATCGGCCTGCTGTCGGAGAAGCTGACGGGCGAGCGCTGGGTGTTCGCCTACTCCATCGCGGGCCTGTTCGCCGGGTATCTGTATTTCTCGATTCCGCGCGTGATCGTCACCGTGATCGCCGCCGCCTCGAAGCTCGACGCCTCGCTCGAGGAAGCCGCGCGCTCGCTCGGCGCCGCGCCGTGGCGCGTGTTCGCCGACATCGTGCTGCCGGCGCTCGCGCCGGGCCTGATCGCCTCGGGCGCGATCTGCTTCGCGACCTCGATGGGCGCGTTCGGCACCGCGTTCACGCTGGCCACCGAGCTCGACGTGCTGCCGATGACGATCTACACCGAATTCACGCTGAACGCGGACATGGCCACCGCGGCGGGCCTGTCGATCGTGCTCGGCCTCGTCACCTGGGCGGTGCTCGCGATCGCACGCAGCCTGACCGGGCAGGCCGCCGCTGCCGCATGA
- a CDS encoding EamA family transporter has product MTPFDRLLAAAGRLRLRDRIRLPQSRGGRIVLALGFIYFVWGSTYLALHVALETFPPLLLSGLRNGLAGIGLFVFAMRRKPALPSFAEIRNAAIVGTMLVAASSGLIALGMRTVSSGSAAVMVATVPLFATVIAAIAGRPVSKGEWTAVGLGMAGIVILNSGGPSTPGSTLGSISVLCGGLFWAGGVHLSSRLKLPSDLFLSTALQIGLGGLVSTVVALCLGERSVHAAFLPMVAFFYLMIFGTMIAYVAYGYLIRNTSPVLASSCMYVNPIVAVALGALLLGEPVTIATVVATIAILGSVGLSFLCDPARKAAR; this is encoded by the coding sequence ATGACCCCGTTCGATCGACTGCTCGCGGCCGCGGGCCGCCTGCGCCTGCGCGACCGGATTCGCCTGCCGCAAAGCCGCGGCGGCCGCATCGTGCTCGCGCTCGGGTTCATCTATTTCGTCTGGGGCTCGACCTATCTGGCGCTGCACGTGGCGCTGGAAACCTTTCCGCCGCTGCTGCTCTCGGGGCTGCGCAACGGCCTGGCCGGCATCGGCCTGTTCGTGTTCGCGATGCGCCGCAAGCCGGCGCTGCCCTCGTTCGCCGAGATCCGCAATGCGGCGATCGTCGGCACCATGCTGGTGGCGGCCTCCTCGGGGCTGATCGCGCTCGGCATGCGTACCGTCAGCAGCGGCTCGGCGGCCGTGATGGTCGCCACCGTGCCGCTGTTCGCCACCGTGATCGCCGCGATCGCGGGGCGCCCGGTCTCGAAGGGCGAGTGGACCGCGGTCGGGCTCGGCATGGCCGGTATCGTGATCCTCAACTCGGGCGGCCCGTCCACGCCCGGCTCGACGCTCGGCAGCATTTCGGTGCTGTGCGGCGGGCTGTTCTGGGCCGGCGGCGTGCATTTGTCCAGCCGCCTGAAGCTGCCGTCGGACCTGTTCCTGTCCACCGCGCTGCAGATCGGCCTGGGCGGGCTGGTCTCGACCGTGGTGGCGCTCTGCCTCGGCGAGCGCAGCGTTCACGCCGCGTTCCTGCCGATGGTGGCGTTCTTCTATCTGATGATCTTCGGCACCATGATCGCCTACGTCGCCTACGGCTACCTGATCCGCAACACCAGCCCGGTGCTCGCGAGCAGCTGCATGTACGTGAACCCGATCGTCGCGGTCGCGCTCGGGGCGCTGCTGCTCGGCGAGCCGGTCACCATCGCCACCGTGGTCGCGACGATCGCGATCCTCGGCAGCGTCGGGCTCTCGTTCCTCTGCGACCCGGCCCGCAAGGCCGCGCGCTGA
- a CDS encoding phosphodiesterase, whose amino-acid sequence MLLAQISDLHIKRPGALAYRRVDTAASLARTVARLNALAPRPDAVLITGDLTDFGHDDEYRHLKRLLAPLAMPYYLLIGNHDERGALRRAFAERAELQTGEFVQYALDLGPLRVIALDSQITGQSRGMLCDARLDWLAAELQAAAGRPVVVALHHPPFACGIAHMDAQRLDPAAARRLETILRGHPNVERVLCGHVHRPMVARFGGTLASAVGAPAHQVAFDLRADGPSAFTLEPPSFAVHRYDPAIGLVSHHVYVEAGDGPHPFYDDTGALID is encoded by the coding sequence ATGCTGCTCGCCCAGATCAGCGATCTGCACATCAAGCGTCCCGGTGCGCTCGCCTACCGGCGCGTCGACACCGCGGCGAGTCTCGCCCGCACCGTCGCCCGGCTCAACGCGCTCGCGCCGCGCCCCGACGCGGTGCTGATCACCGGCGACCTGACCGATTTCGGCCACGACGACGAATACCGGCACCTGAAGCGGCTGCTCGCGCCGCTCGCGATGCCGTACTACCTGCTGATCGGCAACCACGACGAGCGCGGCGCGCTGCGGCGCGCGTTCGCCGAACGCGCCGAGTTGCAGACGGGCGAGTTCGTGCAGTACGCGCTCGACCTCGGCCCGCTGCGCGTGATCGCGCTCGATTCGCAGATCACCGGGCAAAGCCGCGGCATGCTCTGCGACGCGCGGCTCGACTGGCTCGCGGCCGAGCTTCAGGCCGCCGCGGGGCGCCCGGTGGTGGTCGCGCTGCATCATCCGCCGTTCGCCTGCGGAATCGCCCACATGGACGCGCAGCGGCTCGATCCGGCCGCCGCGCGCCGGCTCGAGACGATCCTGCGCGGCCATCCGAACGTGGAGCGCGTACTGTGCGGGCACGTGCACCGGCCGATGGTCGCGCGCTTCGGCGGCACGCTCGCCTCGGCGGTGGGCGCCCCCGCGCACCAGGTGGCGTTCGACCTGCGCGCGGACGGGCCGTCCGCGTTCACGCTGGAGCCGCCCTCGTTCGCCGTGCACCGCTACGACCCGGCCATCGGGCTGGTCTCGCATCACGTCTACGTCGAGGCCGGCGACGGACCGCATCCGTTCTACGACGACACGGGCGCGCTGATCGACTGA
- a CDS encoding MFS transporter, translating to MSTPNRAAPNPPPAAPRPDSRGLLLLLATIAGVSVANLYYNQPLLGALRESFPREAGWIGVVPTATQLGYAAGMLLLAPLGDRVDRRRLILLQIAGLCAALLLAAAAPALPVLAAASLAIGVLSTIAQQAVPFAAEIAPAAERGQAVGTVMSGLLLGILLARTAAGSIAEYFGWRSVFCVSVASLVALAAAVLLRLPRSTPTSTLSYPQLLGSLWHLARELRGLRHASATGAALFAAFSAFWPALTLLLAGAPFHFGPQVAGLFGIVGAAGALAAPHAGKSADRRGPRVVISLSIGLVAASFVIFAVSATHLIGLALGVLVLDVGVQAAQISNQSRIYALKPEARSRVNTVYMVCYFIGGAVGSSAGVAAWHAAGWSGVSAVGLLFAALAGWIHHRSGRHRD from the coding sequence ATGTCCACGCCGAACCGCGCCGCTCCGAACCCGCCGCCCGCCGCGCCCCGGCCCGACTCGCGCGGCCTGCTGCTCCTGCTCGCGACCATCGCGGGCGTGTCGGTCGCCAACCTCTACTACAACCAGCCGCTGCTCGGCGCACTGCGCGAATCGTTCCCGCGCGAGGCCGGCTGGATCGGCGTGGTGCCCACCGCCACCCAGCTGGGCTACGCGGCCGGCATGCTGCTGCTCGCGCCGCTCGGCGACCGCGTCGACCGGCGCCGCCTGATCCTGCTGCAGATCGCCGGCCTGTGCGCCGCGCTGCTGCTCGCGGCCGCCGCGCCGGCGCTGCCGGTGCTGGCCGCCGCGAGCCTCGCGATCGGCGTGCTCTCCACCATCGCGCAGCAGGCCGTGCCGTTCGCGGCCGAGATCGCACCGGCCGCCGAGCGCGGCCAGGCGGTGGGCACCGTGATGAGCGGGCTGCTGCTGGGCATCCTGCTGGCGCGCACGGCCGCCGGCTCGATCGCCGAATACTTCGGCTGGCGCAGCGTGTTCTGCGTCTCGGTGGCCTCGCTCGTCGCGCTCGCGGCGGCCGTGCTGCTGCGGCTGCCGCGCAGCACCCCCACCTCGACGCTGAGCTACCCGCAACTGCTCGGTTCGCTCTGGCATCTGGCGCGGGAGCTGCGCGGGCTGCGCCATGCCTCGGCCACGGGCGCCGCGCTGTTCGCGGCGTTCAGCGCGTTCTGGCCGGCGCTCACGCTGCTGTTGGCCGGCGCGCCCTTTCATTTCGGGCCGCAGGTGGCGGGGCTGTTCGGCATCGTCGGCGCGGCGGGCGCGCTGGCGGCGCCCCATGCGGGCAAGTCGGCCGACCGGCGCGGGCCGCGTGTGGTGATCTCGCTGTCGATCGGACTGGTGGCGGCCTCGTTCGTGATCTTCGCGGTGTCGGCCACGCACCTGATCGGACTGGCGCTCGGCGTGCTCGTGCTCGACGTGGGCGTGCAGGCCGCGCAGATCTCGAACCAGTCGCGCATCTATGCGCTCAAGCCCGAGGCGCGCAGCCGCGTCAACACGGTCTACATGGTCTGCTATTTCATCGGCGGGGCGGTCGGCTCGTCGGCCGGCGTGGCGGCCTGGCACGCAGCGGGCTGGAGCGGCGTGAGCGCGGTCGGGCTGCTGTTCGCCGCGCTGGCGGGATGGATCCACCATCGCAGCGGGCGGCACCGAGACTGA
- a CDS encoding ABC transporter substrate-binding protein, with amino-acid sequence MIPRPSARYPRLAALRRAAASAALAALATLAPATGQAQETAICYNCPPEWADWAAQIAAIRQATGIRVPADNKNSGQAIAQLIAEQKSPVADVVYLGVSSAIQAKQRGLTEPYKPAHWNEIPANLKDPQGYWFAIHSGTLGFFVNKDALDGRPVPRSWADLLKPEYRGMVGYLDPSSAFVGYAGAVAVNQALGGTLDDFRPALDWFRKLRANRPIVPKQTAYARVLSGEIPILIGYDFDAYRAEYQDHANAAFVIPAEGTISVPYAMSLVKNAPHAANGRKVLDFVLSDAGQKLWAAAWLRPVRPQALAPGLAAKFLPASDYARARTVDFDKMAAVQQAFGQQYLQAMQ; translated from the coding sequence CGCGATACCCGCGTCTCGCCGCGCTGCGCCGCGCGGCCGCTTCGGCGGCACTGGCGGCGCTCGCCACGCTCGCGCCGGCCACCGGCCAGGCCCAGGAAACCGCGATCTGCTACAACTGCCCGCCCGAATGGGCCGACTGGGCCGCGCAGATCGCGGCGATCAGGCAGGCGACGGGCATTCGCGTGCCGGCCGACAACAAGAACTCGGGCCAGGCGATCGCGCAGCTGATCGCCGAGCAGAAAAGCCCGGTGGCCGACGTCGTCTATCTCGGCGTGTCCTCGGCCATCCAGGCCAAGCAGCGCGGCCTGACGGAGCCGTACAAGCCGGCCCACTGGAACGAGATCCCGGCCAACCTGAAGGACCCGCAGGGTTACTGGTTCGCGATCCACTCGGGCACGCTCGGCTTCTTCGTCAACAAGGACGCACTCGACGGCAGGCCGGTGCCGCGCTCGTGGGCCGACCTGCTCAAGCCCGAATACCGCGGCATGGTGGGCTACCTCGATCCGTCCAGCGCGTTCGTCGGCTATGCCGGCGCGGTGGCCGTGAATCAGGCGCTCGGCGGCACGCTCGACGACTTCCGCCCCGCGCTCGACTGGTTCCGCAAGCTGCGCGCGAACCGGCCGATCGTGCCGAAGCAGACCGCCTACGCGCGCGTGCTGTCGGGCGAGATCCCGATCCTGATCGGCTACGACTTCGATGCCTATCGCGCCGAGTACCAGGACCACGCCAACGCGGCCTTCGTGATCCCCGCCGAGGGCACGATCTCGGTGCCCTATGCGATGAGCCTGGTGAAAAACGCACCGCACGCGGCCAACGGCCGGAAGGTGCTCGATTTCGTTCTGTCCGACGCGGGCCAGAAGCTGTGGGCCGCGGCGTGGCTGCGGCCGGTGCGCCCGCAGGCGCTGGCGCCCGGCCTGGCCGCGAAATTCCTGCCCGCCAGCGACTACGCGCGCGCGCGAACGGTGGATTTCGACAAGATGGCGGCCGTCCAGCAGGCGTTCGGCCAGCAGTACCTGCAGGCGATGCAATGA
- a CDS encoding ABC transporter ATP-binding protein, with translation MKLASLPVTLTRCAKTFRATRVLEPLDLAIGAGETLVLLGPSGCGKTTTLRMIAGLEAPDAGGTIAFGDEDVTALPIERRQVGMVFQNYALFPHLTVRGNVGYGLRIRRTEPAALRARVDALLAMTQLTALAERPVTALSGGQRQRVALARALAVQPRVLLLDEPLTALDAKLREALRREMNALLRELGVTTVYVTHDQAEAMALGDRIVVMSAGRIEQIGSPREIYYQPANRAVAQFVGTLNRLAGSWRDGLLVTHGGAVPAARPVSELFFRPEDAQLVDPAAAQLRGAVAGCAFLGERTRLSIEHAAPDALVVDVPGRIALARGTAVGLAIAPHGLIALP, from the coding sequence ATGAAACTCGCCTCCCTGCCCGTCACGCTCACGCGCTGTGCCAAGACGTTTCGCGCCACGCGCGTGCTCGAACCGCTCGATCTCGCGATCGGAGCCGGCGAAACGCTGGTGCTGCTGGGGCCGTCCGGCTGCGGCAAGACCACCACGCTGCGCATGATCGCCGGGCTGGAGGCGCCCGACGCCGGCGGCACCATCGCGTTCGGCGACGAGGACGTGACGGCGCTGCCGATCGAGCGCCGCCAGGTGGGCATGGTGTTCCAGAACTATGCGCTGTTCCCGCACCTGACGGTGCGCGGCAACGTCGGCTACGGCCTGCGCATCCGCCGTACCGAGCCGGCCGCGCTGCGCGCGCGCGTCGACGCGCTGCTGGCGATGACGCAGCTGACGGCGCTGGCCGAGCGCCCCGTCACCGCGCTGTCGGGTGGCCAGAGGCAGCGCGTCGCGCTGGCCCGCGCGCTGGCGGTGCAACCGCGCGTGCTGCTGCTCGACGAGCCGCTGACCGCGCTCGACGCGAAGCTGCGCGAGGCGCTGCGCCGCGAGATGAATGCGCTGCTGCGCGAACTCGGCGTGACCACCGTCTACGTCACGCACGACCAGGCCGAGGCAATGGCGCTCGGCGACCGCATCGTGGTGATGAGCGCGGGCCGCATCGAGCAGATCGGCTCGCCGCGCGAGATCTATTACCAGCCCGCGAACCGCGCCGTCGCGCAGTTCGTCGGCACGCTGAACCGGCTCGCCGGCAGCTGGCGCGACGGCCTGCTGGTCACTCACGGCGGTGCGGTGCCGGCCGCCCGTCCGGTATCCGAACTGTTTTTCCGCCCCGAGGACGCGCAGCTCGTCGATCCGGCGGCAGCCCAGCTGCGCGGCGCCGTGGCCGGCTGCGCGTTCCTCGGCGAGCGCACGCGCCTGAGCATCGAGCACGCGGCACCCGATGCGCTGGTGGTCGACGTGCCCGGCCGGATCGCGCTCGCGCGCGGCACGGCCGTGGGCCTCGCGATCGCGCCCCACGGGCTGATCGCGCTGCCCTGA
- a CDS encoding ABC transporter permease: MTLPPPAPDALAPAGDAPPAPAAPAGPVARTAASGVRPTPRTRRRPGFGAAMQWLVTLGLCAFLIVPVVMSVLTGLTVNAFRGLSSGLTLHWLAEVWAQYRGSVWLSLVVALATLAVTLVTGVPAGYALARSRHRAARLIEEALVLPVALPGLASALGLLIVYGGCAAFRASLWFIVAGHVVFTLPFMVRAVAAVAARADLRTLEEGAASLGATFATRFATIVLPNLRPGIVAGALAVLTLSIGEFNLTWMLHTPDTKTLPVGLADTYASMRIELGSAYTILFLLMTLPLLMAMQWLGIDAAGSRIDAAPAARPKPAAADSFPPAPPCR, encoded by the coding sequence ATGACACTGCCGCCCCCCGCCCCCGATGCGCTGGCCCCCGCCGGCGACGCGCCGCCCGCCCCCGCCGCCCCCGCCGGGCCCGTGGCCCGCACCGCGGCGTCCGGCGTGCGGCCCACACCCCGGACGCGCCGCCGGCCCGGGTTCGGCGCGGCCATGCAATGGCTCGTCACGCTCGGCCTCTGCGCGTTCCTGATCGTGCCGGTGGTGATGTCGGTGCTCACCGGCCTGACCGTCAACGCGTTCCGCGGCCTGTCGAGCGGGCTCACGCTGCATTGGCTGGCCGAGGTCTGGGCGCAGTATCGCGGCTCGGTGTGGCTGTCGCTGGTGGTCGCGCTCGCCACGCTCGCCGTCACGCTGGTCACGGGCGTGCCGGCCGGCTATGCGCTCGCGCGCAGCCGCCACCGCGCGGCCCGCCTGATCGAGGAAGCGCTGGTGCTGCCGGTGGCGCTGCCGGGTCTGGCCTCGGCGCTCGGGCTGCTGATCGTCTATGGCGGCTGCGCCGCGTTCCGCGCCAGCCTCTGGTTCATCGTGGCCGGCCACGTCGTGTTCACGCTGCCGTTCATGGTCCGCGCGGTGGCCGCCGTGGCCGCGCGCGCCGACCTGCGCACGCTCGAGGAGGGCGCGGCCAGCCTGGGCGCGACGTTCGCCACGCGCTTTGCGACCATCGTGCTGCCGAACCTGCGGCCCGGCATCGTGGCCGGCGCGCTCGCGGTGCTGACGCTGTCGATCGGCGAATTCAACCTGACCTGGATGCTGCACACGCCCGACACCAAGACACTGCCGGTGGGCCTCGCCGACACCTATGCCTCGATGCGCATCGAGCTCGGCAGCGCCTATACGATCCTGTTCCTGCTGATGACGCTGCCGCTGCTGATGGCGATGCAATGGCTCGGCATCGATGCCGCCGGCTCGCGGATCGACGCCGCGCCGGCCGCCCGCCCGAAGCCCGCCGCAGCCGATTCCTTCCCGCCCGCCCCGCCATGCCGATGA